TCTTCTACAACCAGGCGCGGATGTCGGGGGCCGGGATCCCGCAGATCGCGGCCGTCATGGGCTCGTGCACCGCGGGCGGTGCGTATGTGCCCGCGATGAGCGACGAGGCCGTGATCGTGCGCGGTCAGGGGACCATTTTTCTCGGCGGACCGCCGCTCGTGAAGGCGGCGACGGGCGAGGTCGTGACGGCGGAGGAGCTGGGGGGCGGCGAGGTCCACTCCAAGGTCTCTGGTGTCACCGACCATCTCGCCGAGGACGACGCGCATGCGCTGCGGATCGTACGGACGATCGCCTCGACGCTGCCGGAGCGGGGTCAACTGCCCTGGAGCGTTGAGCCTGTTGAGGAGCCGAAGGTTGATCCTGCGGGGTTGTACGGGGCGGTTCCGGTGGACTCCCGGACGCCGTACGACGTGCGGGAAGTGATCGCGAGGGTCGTCGACGGGTCGCGATTCGCCGAGTTCAAGGCGGAGTTCGGGACAACGCTGGTGACGGGCTTCGCGCGGATCCACGGCCACCCGGTGGGGATCGTCGCCAACAACGGGATCCTGTTCTCGGAGTCCGCCCAGAAGGGCGCGCACTTCATCGAGCTGTGCGACCAGCGCGGCATCCCGCTCGTCTTCCTGCAGAACATCTCCGGCTTCATGGTCGGCCGGGACTACGAGGCGGGCGGCATCGCCAAGCACGGCGCCAAGATGGTGACGGCGGTCGCGTGCGCGCGGGTGCCGAAGCTGACGGTGGTCGTGGGCGGTTCGTACGGAGCGGGCAACTACTCGATGTGCGGGCGCGCTTATTCGCCGCGCTTCCTGTGGATGTGGCCGAACGCCAAGATCTCGGTGATGGGCGGCGAGCAGGCGGCTTCGGTGCTCGCGACGGTGAAGAAGGACCAGATCGAGGGCCAGGGCTACACCTGGCCGGCCGACGACGAGGAGGCCTTCAAGGCCCCGATCCGCGCCCAGTACGAGCAGCAGGGCAACGCCTACTACGCGACCGCCCGGCTCTGGGACGACGGGGTCATCGACCCCATGGAGACCCGGCAGGTCCTGGGTCTGGCACTGACCGCGTGTGGCAACGCGCCGCTGGGTGAGCCCGGCTACGGCGTCTTCCGGATGTGATGGGGATGGGAATGTTCGGTTCAGTGCTGGTCGCCAACCGGGGCGAGATCGCGGTCCGCGTCATCCGCACGCTGCGGGAGCTGGGCGTGCGATCGGTGGCCGTGTTCAGCGACGCGGACGCGGACGCCCGTCACGTACGGGAGGCGGACACGGCGGTCCGGATCGGCAGCTATCTGTCGGCCGACGACCTGGTGGACGCGGGCCGGCGGGCGGGCGCGGAGGCGGTCCACCCGGGGTACGGATTCCTCGCGGAGAACGCGGCGTTCGCGGAGGCGTGCGCGGCGGCCGGGCTGGTCTTCATCGGCCCGCCCGCATCCGCCATCGCGCTGATGGGCGACAAGATCCGGGCCAAGGAGACGGTCTCGGCGTACGGGGTGCCGGTCGTCCCCGGCGGCTCCGGGCCCGAACTGGAGGAGATCGCCCGCAAGATGGGCATGCCGGTGCTGCTGAAGCCGTCGGCGGGCGGCGGCGGCAAGGGCATGCGGCTGGTGCGCGACGAGGCGCTGCTCGGCGACGAGATCGCGGCGGCGAAGCGCGAGGCGCTGAACTCCTTCGGCGACGACACGCTGCTGGTGGAGCGGTGGATCGACCGTCCGCGCCACATCGAGATCCAGGTCCTGGCCGACGGCCACGGCAATGTGGTGCACCTGGGCGAGCGCGAGTGCTCGCTGCAGCGACGCCACCAGAAGGTCATCGAGGAGGCGCCGTCGGTCCTGCTCGACGAGGCGACGCGGGCCGCGATGGGCGAGGCTGCGGTGCAGGCGGCGCGGAGCTGCGGGTACGAGGGCGCGGGGACGGTGGAGTTCATCGTCCCGGGCGACGACCCGGCCTCGTACTACTTCATGGAGATGAACACGCGCCTGCAGGTCGAGCACCCGGTGACGGAGCTGGTGACCGGGCTGGACCTGGTGGAGTGGCAGCTGCGGGTCGCGGCCGGCGAGGAACTCCCGTACGGGCAGGGCGACATCACGCTGACGGGGCATGCGATCGAGGCGCGGATCTGCGCTGAAGATCCTGCTCGCGGGTTCCTCCCCTCGGGCGGAACGGTCCTGTCGCTGCGCGAGCCGCAGGGGCACGGGGTGCGGACGGACTCCGGGCTGAGCGAGGGCACGGAGGTCGGGAGCGCGTACGACCCGATGCTGTCGAAGGTCATCGCGTACGGCCCGGACCGCGCGACCGCGCTGCGCAAGCTGCGGGCGGCGCTGGCGGAGACGGTGACGCTGGGCGTGCCGACGAACGCGGGCTTCCTGCGGCGGCTGCTGGCCCATCCCGCGGTGGTGGCAGGCGAGTTGGACACGGGTCTGGTGGAGCGGGACGCGGAGGGGCTGGTCCCCGACGGGGTCCCGGAGGAGGTCTACGCGGCCGCTGCGGCGGTACGGGAGGCCGACTTGGCCCCGGTTTCTGCCAGCGGCTGGACGGACCCGTTCTCGGTGCCGAGCGGCTGGCGGCTGGGCGGGGACGCGGTGCGGGTCGGGCACTGGCTGCGTATCGCGGGACAGGAGCCGGTGCAGGTGCACGCTTCGGGCGGACGGGTCGAGGAGCGCACGGTCTCCGTCACGGTCGACGGGACGGTGCACACCTTCCACCGGGCCGGTGACTGGCTCGGCAGGGACGGCGACTCCTGGCACGTGCAGGACCACGACCCGGTGGAGGCGGCGCTGCACGGAGCGGGAGGCTCCGGGACCGGCAGCCTGACGGCACCGATGCCGGGGACGGTGACGGTGGTGAAGGTGGCGGTCGGCGACCAAGTAGCCGCAGGCCAGGGCCTGTTGGTGGTGGAGGCGATGAAGATGGAACACCTGATCTCCGCCCCGCACGCGGGCACGGTCACCGAGCTGGACGTCAGGGCGGGCGTCACGGTCGCGATGGACCAGGTGCTGGCCGTGGTGACCCCG
The sequence above is drawn from the Streptomyces sp. NBC_01465 genome and encodes:
- a CDS encoding ATP-binding protein, with the protein product MGMFGSVLVANRGEIAVRVIRTLRELGVRSVAVFSDADADARHVREADTAVRIGSYLSADDLVDAGRRAGAEAVHPGYGFLAENAAFAEACAAAGLVFIGPPASAIALMGDKIRAKETVSAYGVPVVPGGSGPELEEIARKMGMPVLLKPSAGGGGKGMRLVRDEALLGDEIAAAKREALNSFGDDTLLVERWIDRPRHIEIQVLADGHGNVVHLGERECSLQRRHQKVIEEAPSVLLDEATRAAMGEAAVQAARSCGYEGAGTVEFIVPGDDPASYYFMEMNTRLQVEHPVTELVTGLDLVEWQLRVAAGEELPYGQGDITLTGHAIEARICAEDPARGFLPSGGTVLSLREPQGHGVRTDSGLSEGTEVGSAYDPMLSKVIAYGPDRATALRKLRAALAETVTLGVPTNAGFLRRLLAHPAVVAGELDTGLVERDAEGLVPDGVPEEVYAAAAAVREADLAPVSASGWTDPFSVPSGWRLGGDAVRVGHWLRIAGQEPVQVHASGGRVEERTVSVTVDGTVHTFHRAGDWLGRDGDSWHVQDHDPVEAALHGAGGSGTGSLTAPMPGTVTVVKVAVGDQVAAGQGLLVVEAMKMEHLISAPHAGTVTELDVRAGVTVAMDQVLAVVTPDEEETA
- a CDS encoding carboxyl transferase domain-containing protein; the encoded protein is MQQAPVLASAADPASEAWRANEAAHEALAEELRAKLSAARLGGGEKSRARHVARGKLLPRDRVDGLLDPGSPFLELAPLAADGLYGGAAPAAGVIAGIGRVSGRECVVVANDATVKGGTYYPMTVKKHLRAQEVALENRLPCIYLVDSGGAFLPMQDEVFPDRDHFGRIFYNQARMSGAGIPQIAAVMGSCTAGGAYVPAMSDEAVIVRGQGTIFLGGPPLVKAATGEVVTAEELGGGEVHSKVSGVTDHLAEDDAHALRIVRTIASTLPERGQLPWSVEPVEEPKVDPAGLYGAVPVDSRTPYDVREVIARVVDGSRFAEFKAEFGTTLVTGFARIHGHPVGIVANNGILFSESAQKGAHFIELCDQRGIPLVFLQNISGFMVGRDYEAGGIAKHGAKMVTAVACARVPKLTVVVGGSYGAGNYSMCGRAYSPRFLWMWPNAKISVMGGEQAASVLATVKKDQIEGQGYTWPADDEEAFKAPIRAQYEQQGNAYYATARLWDDGVIDPMETRQVLGLALTACGNAPLGEPGYGVFRM